The DNA sequence TATGAAGAGATTTTCTATTATCACAACaagtttattcaattttatcctcaCTATCTTAAAAATTGCACTCTCATCATGAATTGTGAATTGTCGGTCATTTAGAAGGTTTTACAATGACACTgaacaaaaattgaattttgaattgtatattcaaTTTTTGCAGAAGCAATATAATAATGGTGGTTTGTGTGGTATTAGGTTGGGTTTGATGAACTTGGTGGGACTGACGAGTTTAGCACAGAGGAGCTAGAAGAAAGATTAGCTAAAGCTCAAGTAATCTCTTATGAGGGTGAATCATCATTAAGGCCCAGTGCCAAAACTACAAGAAGTGTTCGGCAGAGCTCAAGAGCAGACTCCTCAGATTCTGAGTAACATGCATTTCCTGATGATTTTTATTTCCCATGTTCTCCTGAGCACTCTGATTTACACTCTAAACTCAGTCTTGCGCGCCATGTGTGTACCTCTGTCTGTAAGAATGCATCTTGATTCTAGTTAGCACATGTTTCTTGAGATCAACCCTTTTTATAGTATAATGTTTTTGAGATAGTTCCCTGTTTATGCTAACTTCATTCATCTTTGTTTTTGAGATAATCATAATCGATTAATTCATCATTCTAATCTATTAATTTAGTCTCTAGCGcttacaaaactaaaattgttaaaacacattttaatcaattatattttaatatactaaaacaaattttaatcagTTAAAACATAGTTACAAACAAACACATTCCAATAAATTAAAACCGAATTGCCAACTATAGATGGCTCCATGCTACTTTCATAGGCTTCTTAAAACCTAAATCAAATTAAGGTAAAATACatttagaaaaacaaatttgaaaaccTAAAACCATCATCTAAGACCTCAATCAATAATATTGACTTGGGTGTGCATCACTTCGCCTTCTCTCCTTAACTCTTGGATAAAATGGTTCGAAATTGATTATCAAATTCACCTAATGCAGTACACAGATAAGATGGTAAAATTGCGAATCATGAAAGAAACATGATATTCACATAAAATGAGTTATTAGTCAATTACTTTGGATTTTCGATTAGggttaataaattaataattacttatttaggtatttttgcaattttaaaAGCTTTTATGGATAATAAGTAGCTTTTTTAATGAAGTTTTTAACACACATGTTTTAAAGTTACAAAGCTTAcgttttttcaaaaatatatgaatCAGTGTGATTATGTTAAGTAATATTGAGAACTAtttgtacaaaataatattttttgaagaaatatatgaatcatttttcataactttttataactagattaatattaaattaatttcagaTATTATATCGATAAAGTTatgaaatagtttttaaaaaattataaaagcaaaagattaaataagttataaataagtcaaacaagataaattcaaacttaattattttttcaggCTTAAacttatgtttttaattaaacataaataaatgggTTAAACttggaaggaaaaaaaaaactatgcaaGAAAGGTCTTAAGGGTATGTTCTTAAAGCATCTTCAATACGAGATGCTTAGCAgttattttgaattgtttaaagatatttttccaTTTAAGAGGTTTTATGTgacacttaatttttttttaaacaacttCTCAATCAACTCTAAGCAaatcaactttaattttagaaaaaagtaGTTTTGCATTCATTGAAGGaagaaattttgttatatacaataattaataaacctaaattaaaaaataaaaaatcatgaattgattaaagttttaaaaatttcttttattgaagCAAATTTAAGGATAAAACTTTTAGTGATAATATGGCacatcaaaaatcaaaatttacatATTACATTTTCTAAAATCTCTTAGCTAAATATCTTATTAGTTCGCTATGGTAGATGCTACCATATATTAGCTAATCAAAACTCTCACGGTTcgatataaatttataatcattatACTATTTTATCTAACGGTTAGATTTGTTTCAATTGTTTAATTACAATTCTACCATTTAACTCTGATTCATTAATTTTGTCATCaaccttttgtttttttgtaattgtatcatataaattacaaaatcaatCACATTTTACCACTAAATAATCATGAAACTCCTTCTCAACCTATGATTTTCTGTTTATCAACTCTTACCTCACGATGTAACCCACCATTCCTCtcatatatttaaatgtatattaagTGTTTGGTCAACCTTCTTagtatatttgaatatttttcctTCTTATATGCAAGCTTCGACTCTCCTAGACTCAcatattgaaattcaaatttaatgagaaaaaaaggtaatttatgtgtatatattattatagatactATTATTCAGTGAATTTTCTCGTGATCATAACTACAAATATTTGtgttaaattatttgttataacGGCATCTTAAAATGTGGAATAAATAAGAATTTGAAACACttcgcaatttattttcttagttaAGTAACTAAAGATTTCAATTACAACAGAATAGCGTCAACATAACAATATTGAGCgagaaataagacaaaaaatcaTAACAGATAACGTAAAAATCTAAAAACTCTGGTAGATAAAGTCAGAAATGAGATATAATTGTTCTACGAATAAGACTTAGACACTAAGAACCACCACATAGATTCAATGTTTCACTGTGCAAAGACACAACTACTACAAACACACTGATAATAATAGAAGACGAGGCCAACAAATACACAAAGCAGCATCAGAACTATCATGGCCAAGCACCGATCATTTTTTTGACAACAACACATATCtaatatagtaatatataaCAACCCAGCATAATTAAAActcaatcaaacaaaacaaaacaacaacccAGACACAGAAATTCTTCAGACGCTGTTTTCTATCCTCTCACTTGCCCTTTTGGGCAACATTTAGAACCTTCTTTCCATGGAGACAGCTACTCAGTTTGTCACGATTGGATAAAATGATGGCACGAAGACTTTCATACAAAAGGCCCTGCAATGAAAACAGAACCTTAACCATGTATATTTGTATTCGACAATTATACATAAATGAGGTTTAAATAGAAACATCATAGCAGTTTGGAGttgtatatgttatttttttatctgacAGATATTCAAAATGTTCTTccagagagaaaaaaaaaaaaagattgtgtGCAACAATGTCAAACCTCAGTGTATTGCAGAGCTCTCTGAAGAACGTAATTTCCGTATTGGTCCTGAACAACTTGTATAAAGTTAGGGCTCTCCATTATCTCCTCCACTATAATAGCAGCATACTCAGTTCTCGAATAGTGTAAAAGGTCTTCCACTACATTGCTGGCATACTTGTCTGTGGACAAACCAACAAATTTATACTGAAGTTCTGATACCAACATTGCATTCACTTccaatatattctttttaactaaaaacTGCACCACATAATTTCTGTGaacaataaaatgaaacaaaacgTTAGAAATTGATCAAAgggaaaaaataattcaaatcaaGAAAACGAGTATGAAGAGACAAACCCGTATTGATCTTTTGCCAAGTTCTCAGCATTTGAGATTAGATTGTCGATCAGAGCATAGAAACCTGGAACATCATCGTGCTGGATAACTTTTTGAATACTGCAGCATCCGCTTTTGTTAACTGCAATATCATAACAGTTACGCGCTACAACCTCCAAAATAACCTGCAAGAAAGTTTTCCATTAAGAAATGTGAGCAAATTTATCAAGAAATTCATTATTTCTTGATTAGTAAAAACTCAAGATTGTGAATTACATTTTTATGCTCGGGTGGGAAAACCTTCAGGCACTGTAGAATAACATAACCaccattattatttttcataagtgCAACAGTGACACGGCTCATAGCATATGTTATTTGATCTATCGCGATCAGAACATCTTCAATCTCAAGAATCTGCTGAATAACCCGACCCCTGTAACAAGAAATTGAGGTTCATTAGCAAACAAcaattaatacataaaattaaagtgCAGAAGTTTCAAGAGCTGTACCCTAGATCATGGATGCACAAATCTCTGAGCATTGACAGGTCAGTGGTAATCAAGTAGATAAAATAGTTCTTTTGAGCAACGGTGATATTTCTTGATTGAAAAAGCTTGAGAATGACGAAGCTGCCATAAGGGTGTTTTATTAACTCGTGGAAATGATGCTCGAGTTCTTTGACTATGTGGAAGTTTTCCTGGCGTGTGCCCTCGTCGATCTTCTGTTGAACTACACGAGATCCACGTGGGTCTTTTGCCATTGAAAGCCATACTCCGATAGCATGAAGACGAcgatggtgatggtgatggtgatggtgatggcGCGTGGGAAGCGTGGCGTTGGCAGAGTGAATATTCCTGACGCACTGCAAACAAGGTTCATGGTAACCATGGAAAGCATTAAGATTGGAGAAGGTGAGTGATTCCATTCGAGACGCAAGGTTTTCGACTTCAGAAGAGTCTTGCGTTattgaagaggaagaagaagagctTGCCATCTGAACCTGCATAACAAGAAACAACTGAGACTACCACGAAAACAATTTGTAACAAACTTCTTATATAGATTCCCTTTTCAGTTTATTTCTCAtcatatcaaataattataccaaatatttttttcaattcgtAGTagttcaagtaaatattttttctttgtgagcttttatcttcttttttttttcaaattttattattaatttaatttagttttttttttaaatatgttatattgattttttttttaaaataaacaaaagctACCAAGACTATGAAAATGTCCGTTGGATAAAATATTCTTTGAAAATGGTATgtcttttgaaaatattttgtgaTCTCATCTaaggtttaattaataatttagttattaattatatttttatttttgaaaaaaaattagtgttttaagtcaaattaattttaatattgttataaaatgttatatatggAACTAATTTTGACACatgtcatttttaaataaatccaAAATTTTGTAATACTTTCAAAAGATACTAACGTTAATTTGACCAAAATAAcaagttaagttttttttttcttaaatgaaacttaataaaaaaaatatatatattaaaaccaaaatgaattaaacattaagtgtaaaaacaaatttactgattaaatcttcttctttttttaatgtttcaaaacatcaaaattaatatcATGTCGTAAAAACAcgataaagaaataatattaaaaacaataaaaatttcaaattactttttttaaagagTGCACCACTAAACttcattcataaatttaaaaaattatccaaaaattgttttttttttaaatatatatatatatatatatatatatatatatatatatatatatatatatatatatatatatatatacatattatattcaaaatttatgacactTTTAACTAAAAGTTTCTAAAGAGTTTTTATAACAATATGCAAATTAACTATAAAACAtcttaattaaattgttttttttctccaatttcaaatcatcataaactaatttttgatgtttttctagtccaaaacaaaataaaaaaatagtaagaaatACTGAAATAAGAGATGAATGGTGCAGTGATACCTGAGAAAACGAAGGTTGATGCGTATGGTTGATTTCATTATAACGGATACCATAAGGCATTAAAAATTGAAGGTGTCGCACATTACTCTGATGCCGATTCACCCAACCCAGTTTCAACTGTTGCAGGtttcttgaagaagaagaagaaactgAATTTCTTTCACCACTCTGTTCCTGTTGCTCTTGCATGAAGGGAAAAGGATgatcctcctcctcctccttctgCGCCATTCTCATCCAAAATCCAAACTCAATTCAAATCActttcatcatctctttctctatatatatatatacatctcAAAGAGTATATTTTGATGGGGTATCTTAGTGTATATTTTCTgttgttatttttcaatttaaattttaatgtgcTTAGATAGATAACCaaatatctttatcttttcttcatagttgtgatttttttagtttctttttttctaaataaccatattctttaataaagtatatttacacacattttcaaaaacagttattagatataatattattaatatttgtaaaagattaaatatgtagTTAGCAACTGAAAATAacaatgtatattaaaaaaaattaatcccTTAATAAACATCAATACTCTCAAtgtattaaaagttatattatatacCATTAAATTTCGTGTTAATTATGtatataacataaattttaCACTTAATTAATTGTCTTTTTGTATCTACCCTAttcttgatatatatatatatatagagagagagagagagagagagagagagagagagagagaaaaagagagattaTGCTAGATAAACAAAACTGAATTTTAAAATctcttgtaatatttttatattttttttagaagaaaatcaTTACaatctttatattatttatttttgtcattaaagaaaatttgttttttattttgtcctgTGCATTTGTTCTCAATGGCCATAGATTGTCTTACCCTTGTCCTCCTCTTGATCAATTATTAACTCAAATCCTCCAATAGTTATGTAAATTTTCCTGGAAGTTAAAGAGAAACGTGAATTTTTAgatcataaatttttattatttgtcacattaaattatttaataaaaggtaatatgatatttttatagtGATATAATCAATTTGGGAAAGTTAGACTCTCATCTCTCCcccaaataataatttaatagaaaactTAACTAAAAACAATAGAATGATTTTCcggaaatattaattttttagacTAAATTATATCTACTTTGACatctttgatttatttttttaaaagctcCGACatctattttgtattttctataaataaaatttctgtaatcaatttttataccttttctattttaaaaatctcataaattaaaataaaaaaatttcatattttgttatatttaaaagaaaaaaatttaaatattttttcattttattttccataCTTTGTTAAatgcaaatttatatttaaaacagattaaaaaaattcatagaaTTCCGCTTGGGCCGAATTCTAGCATCCAATTGTCGTATGTTCATTTTTCGTAGATGATTTAAGGGACTCTAGCCGGAtggatttgaaaaataatataggaTAAATTagagttgtttattttaaatgatttggAAAGTGAGAAGTGGTAGATTTTGAGATTAATGTTTGAATGATAGGATGAATTcggtaaaattatatatttactcttatgtataaaattaatagaaataaattgtaattagttaaaatttatttaaaataaaacttagatgattttttttataaagaaaaagtgtaattgatttaaaataaaacgagattggataaaataatttaattggatatttaaaagttaaatagaTTTAACGAGACACTAGTGGTGGTGGTGTAAAAAAATTACGAAACTTATCTGATATTCTTTTCTCAATTCCTACACaattcatcatttttattatgtaagtttttttttttcttctaattattataagattttagttgttatgaaatatatttttaatgtatttttagaTTAACAAAtgtgtacatattttttattaggtaatatgttactattatattttaactataatttacgttattgttttttattatttttaattagatagactaattataattattttgatagaaaatgaatataaattattatgaaaaaataaacaagtttttatttttctcattataAATACGGACCAATCAACATGGCGGGACAGGTCAGGAAAGGAAATCCATCTTCAATTTGTGGGACAGACCAACCTGACCTACACTTTGCAAACCAAAATGCGAGATAGACCAAAATGAGTGAGATTGACTCGATTTTTACCATCttaatatttataagtataattccttttatacttttttttatatcaaaataacaaattggtccactttaattttagatcaaattagtaattaagtttataacaacttatataaaaaataactaatttaatttcaaattagaaaaaatacaaaattactttattttttgaaaaaaaagtaagattaaattaaatcaaaattttaaatatataaactaaattaaaaacaatcaatatgacaatttatgttttttctttttaaattaaaaaataaaaaataaaaattttactaATTAACATGTGATATATACCAacataacattaattttaacttaataaaaatcaacaaattagTCGATTATAAAAAGTAGGAAaactaaattaaagaaaaacaaaagttaaacaaaaaaaattacgaggacaaaatatataactaaatctAATTATTAAAAGTGAGTTTGtgcatgaaaaattattttctcttcctTATTGATTTATTCTtgaaaagataagaaaatagcacaactttaaaaaataaatatctttcacttaataaaaaataaaaaagaaagttaaaaaaagtgtTATCTAACATAATCATATATCTaaacaatattcatatattatgaTTGATTATATATCATCAATAttcttttaatgtttatattacaaaaatcataaatattttattattatttatgtttacttcgtacttataataataattaatttacaaatttacaaataatattaaaattgcaaacaaatttatttaagttcaTTTTCTGTTATCTCATCCAAACAATCTCAATCACAAtctgaatttttatttattttactttattttctcaGTTTTAACTCCTCAGTTACTGTCATCAACCCAAACAAAACCTTCACACATTAACTAGGACAGAGTTATCAGAGATAAGAAAAATCATAGATAAGAGAATTAAACCTAAGAGAAGGAAAATGTGGTCGTAGGTTTTCAATTGGTGGAGGAGGAATCCATCGCTATCGTGTGTTGTTCTGACCTTATTTTTATCACCCACATACATTTACTCTGTTTTTCGTGTTTATTGTGGCTGCAAGACAACGTCACAgagagagaagggaaggaaGAGTGGGTGTTGGTGGTTGTCTTCCTCATGGCAACCCTTTCCTCCATCCTCTCCCTttcttctcttcctcttctCCGTCGCCACCCTTCTCTTTCACCCTTTCACCCCTCTGTTTCTCTATCCTTCTCTCGCACAAAACCTCGTTCTCCCTTTCTCCTTCTTGCTTCCTCTGCCCACTCTTTCGACGATTTCACCTCCAAATCCAAGGTACCCTTTTTCCATTCCTTTATTCCCCCCATAAATATTTCTCTTCTTGCTATTCTTAGCATAGCTTCTCTTGATGTGGCTGATTATTCTTTCTCCCCTCTATCGGAGTGCGTTTTTTATTACCgagttcaatttttaaataatttgtttttaatttcctgGCGTGAACTATTTTCT is a window from the Vigna unguiculata cultivar IT97K-499-35 chromosome 7, ASM411807v1, whole genome shotgun sequence genome containing:
- the LOC114190269 gene encoding pumilio homolog 12-like, giving the protein MLVSELQYKFVGLSTDKYASNVVEDLLHYSRTEYAAIIVEEIMESPNFIQVVQDQYGNYVLQRALQYTEGLLYESLRAIILSNRDKLSSCLHGKKVLNVAQKGK
- the LOC114191430 gene encoding pumilio homolog 11-like, which codes for MAQKEEEEDHPFPFMQEQQEQSGERNSVSSSSSRNLQQLKLGWVNRHQSNVRHLQFLMPYGIRYNEINHTHQPSFSQVQMASSSSSSSITQDSSEVENLASRMESLTFSNLNAFHGYHEPCLQCVRNIHSANATLPTRHHHHHHHHHRRLHAIGVWLSMAKDPRGSRVVQQKIDEGTRQENFHIVKELEHHFHELIKHPYGSFVILKLFQSRNITVAQKNYFIYLITTDLSMLRDLCIHDLGGRVIQQILEIEDVLIAIDQITYAMSRVTVALMKNNNGGYVILQCLKVILEVVARNCYDIAVNKSGCCSIQKVIQHDDVPGFYALIDNLISNAENLAKDQYGFVSSYSFS